In Eriocheir sinensis breed Jianghai 21 chromosome 29, ASM2467909v1, whole genome shotgun sequence, a single genomic region encodes these proteins:
- the LOC127005071 gene encoding nascent polypeptide-associated complex subunit alpha, muscle-specific form-like isoform X8: protein MCLGRVGGVVGVVGAALIFLGLLQVVSGTYFMLALPIFQLGSNLWTGAWSSVCGLVVGVLAWRGKALQRGQVVLVATLSVLVANVANLVILQVGEQGVFLTPDNWRTIVGKNQENQLKIALWLTTVLSGLGIGVSFLGAQYLFCAVVRGPRVKGRMPVTRSLSDQDLQRRQDPHDSTPSLEDVVALPDPARSSAWVYRPEEEKAAAPPGPPGIDLLWDCPDGPRRAPAARHASFATTRFARVHQRPQRAQTFAVRRDLLLHASEGRIAQPPAPVRCPELPGTRTCPRYAKPSMRRIYRSNSVSDKTLLGEAAAAAAEAGAALSRRFHAGSLDDLDVPAVLEVGMTREVSRSEYTLATCRTSFCTAPSTADEGDGDDELEEDAAPPAATSTPGPQPEGKAVLSSFSPISRPAPPRLTKPKGPAPPPPTKSKPPPPPAAPLQSEQAPPGPTKPPDETDEFSEDESVAASVGREAGAAMPRDRRSRLPSVEDSNTDSISRKRPAPQPRTSRPHAPPPQEAKEEVPTNTPRQPPPPPPPPPPPPPSGANKTPAGVTRIPRPEVVKPPRPSVAERSLRPPDRASDSPAPRVRRSEGEEAATLRRLEEVLTGILDRGGAAPTLRATRSEENLMESLRAAGQELRAPKGILKKSPVKPSRYEQEHREALQDSRALLEQLPRGELQRHKIVLRVPSFRTAGCQTEASRPLRRRASCAQTGLGTSPRLRDAADTTTIAPTPAPTSSSSSSSSSRSSLTERSWKKSAVLESSSSSSGYSSPEVSSKAASPSHSGPPSPASSSVGVSDEEERRRRRRAKDTNVTVIEVNKNISETSPRRPPLWQGLDAVPPPRPPKPYRLRPLSDAGTLLGSRGGLLVPVPRRAAQLPLYEDVFGLAALTENVMLLTEAINPVLVHTRGTDAPAAAPPPAFAAPTGPRVVDVIPKATHAKLWDGRTAYLPRPRPALRTHSLSLPRPSPKPRPPPPRVVRRVAEHTPEEEDEEEATPSPESSTAAYLASLELLASHYRHQALANAKQLQLQQQLLMQQQRQQQTQQQQQQNTHDSGEMAIFDEEEEDEEEEEEEVNPREKTQPPLRPSSEPYLESPVKEESQC, encoded by the exons ATGTGTCTGGGTCGTGTGGGcggcgtggtgggtgtggtgggggcTGCTCTCATCTTCCTGGGCCTTCTACAAGTGGTGTCCGGGACCTACTTCATGCTGGCGCTGCCCATCTTCCAGCTCGGCTCAAACCTCTGGACGGGAGCATGG TCCAGTGTGTGCGGGCTCGTGGTGGGCGTGCTGGCGTGGCGGGGGAAGGCGCTGCAGAGGGGCCAAGTGGTGCTCGTGGCTACCCTGAGCGTCCTGGTGGCGAACGTGGCGAACCTGGTCATTCTACAG GTGGGGGAGCAAGGTGTGTTTCTGACGCCTGACAACTGGAGGACCATCGTGGGGAAGAACCAGGAGAACCAGCTGAAGATAG CGCTGTGGCTGACGACGGTGCTGTCAGGCCTCGGGATCGGCGTCAGCTTCCTGGGGGCGCAGTACCTCTTCTGCGCCGTGGTCCGAGGGCCGCGCGTGAAGGGGAGGATGCCCGTCACCAGGTCCCTCTCTGACCAAGACCTGCAGAGGCGCCAG gacccgcaCGACTCCACGCCGTCGCTGGAGGACGTGGTGGCGCTGCCGGACCCCGCGCGCTCCTCGGCGTGGGTGTACCGCCCCGAGGAGGAGAAAGCCGCCGCGCCCCCCGGCCCCCCGGGGATAGACCTACTGTGGGACTGCCCCGACGGTCCTCGAAGGGcccccgccgcccgccacgcTTCCTTCGCCACGACAAGGTTCGCCCGCGTGCATCAGCGGCCGCAAAGGGCGCAGACCTTCGCCGTCAGAAGGGACTTGCTGCTGCACGCCTCTGAAGGACGCATCGCCCAGCCTCCCGCCCCTGTCCGATGCCCGGAGCTCCCCGGCACACGCACGTGCCCGCGCTACGCCAAGCCCAGCATGCGCCGCATCTACAGGTCCAACTCGGTGAGCGACAAGACCCTGTTGGGggaggccgccgccgccgccgccgaggcAGGGGCCGCTCTCAGCCGCAGGTTCCACGCGGGCTCCCTCGACGACCTGGACGTGCCGGCCGTGCTGGAGGTGGGCATGACGCGCGAGGTGAGTCGCTCCGAGTACACGCTGGCCACTTGCAGGACCTCCTTCTGCACCGCGCCCTCTACGGCGGACGAGGGTGACGGCGACGATGAGCTGGAGGAGGAcgccgccccgcccgccgccaccaGCACGCCGGGGCCACAGCCAGAGGGCAAGGCCGTCCTCTCTTCATTTAGCCCCATCAGTCGCCCTGCCCCGCCGCGCCTCACCAAGCCCAAAGGTCCCGCCCCGCCACCCCCCACCAAGTCCAAGCCGCCCCCACCTCCTGCTGCACCCCTGCAGAGTGAACAAGCCCCGCCGGGCCCCACCAAACCACCAGACGAGACGGACGAGTTCAGCGAAGATGAGAGTGTGGCAGCCTCGGTGGGCCGGGAGGCGGGGGCTGCGATGCCGAGGGACCGCCGCTCACGCCTGCCCAGCGTCGAGGACAGCAACACTGACAGCATCAGTCGTAAGCGCCCCGCCCCACAGCCGCGCACCTCTCGGCCTCACGCCCCGCCACCCCAGGAAGCCAAAGAAGAAGTACCCACAAACACACCCCGtcaaccaccaccgccgccgccgccgccgccgccgccccctccaTCAGGGGCCAACAAAACTCCCGCCGGCGTCACCAGAATTCCCCGACCCGAAGTCGTTAAGCCGCCACGGCCTTCTGTCGCTGAGAGGAGCCTTCGCCCCCCTGACAGGGCCAGCGACAGCCCCGCCCCGAGGGTACGTCGCAGTGAGGGCGAGGAGGCGGCCACGCTGCGCCGCCTGGAGGAGGTGCTGACGGGGATCCTGGACCGTGGCGGCGCGGCCCCGACGCTCCGGGCCACGCGCTCCGAAGAAAACTTGATGGAGAGCCTGAGAGCCGCGGGGCAGGAGCTGAGGGCGCCGAAGGGCATCTTGAAAAAGAGTCCAGTCAAGCCCAGCCGCTACGAGCAGGAGCATCGCGAGGCCCTGCAGGACTCCCGCGCCCTGCTGGAGCAGCTGCCGCGCGGCGAGCTGCAGCGTCACAAGATCGTGCTGCGGGTGCCCTCCTTCAGGACGGCGGGCTGCCAGACTGAAGCCTCGAGGCCGCTGCGGCGCCGCGCCTCCTGCGCCCAGACCGGCCTGGGCACCTCCCCGAGGCTCAGGGACGCGGctgacaccaccaccatagcccccacccccgccccgacgtcctcctcttcctcctcttcttcctcccgttcCTCATTGACGGAACGTTCCTGGAAGAAGTCCGCCGTCCTTGAATCGTCATCCTCATCGTCAGGATACTCCAGCCCTGAGGTGAGCAGCAAGGCGGCCTCGCCCTCACACTCCGGCCCACCCTCGCCGGCCTCATCCTCGGTGGGTGTAAGTGACGAAGAGgaacggaggcggcggcggcgcgcGAAGGACACCAACGTGACGGTCATTGAGGTGAACAAGAACATCAGCGAGACGTCCCCGCGGCGCCCGCCCCTGTGGCAGGGCCTCGACGCTGTGCCGCCACCACGCCCGCCCAAACCTTACCGCCTGCGGCCACTGTCCGACGCCGGGACACTCCTGGGCAGCCGCGGCGGCTTGCTGGTGCCcgtgccgcgccgcgccgcccagCTGCCCCTGTACGAGGACGTGTTCGGGCTGGCGGCGCTCACCGAGAACGTGATGCTGCTCACCGAGGCCATCAACCCCGTGCTGGTGCACACGCGCGGCACCGACGcccccgccgccgcgccgccgcccgcCTTCGCCGCCCCCACCGGGCCTCGGGTGGTGGACGTCATACCGAAGGCGACGCACGCCAAGCTGTGGGACGGGCGAACGGCCTAtctgccccgcccccgccccgcactCCGCACCCACAGCCTCTCCCTGCCCCGCCCTTCGCCCAagccccgcccgccgccccctAGAGTCGTGAGGAGGGTCGCCGAGCACACCcccgaggaggaagacgaggaggaggcgacGCCGAGCCCCGAGTCCTCCACCGCTGCCTACCTCGCCTCGCTAGAGCTGCTGGCCTCACACTACCGCCACCAGGCCCTGGCCAAcgccaag caACTACAACTGCAACAACAACTTCTCATGCAACAGCAgagacaacaacaaacacaacaacaacagcaacaaaacacaCACGACTCTGGAGAGATGGCGATctttgacgaggaggaggaggacgaagaggaagaggaggaggaggtcaacccGAGAGAGAAGACTCAGCCTCCACTACGACCCTCTTCTGAGCCTTACCTGGAGTCACCTGTGAAGGAAGAAAGTCAATGCtaa
- the LOC127005071 gene encoding nascent polypeptide-associated complex subunit alpha, muscle-specific form-like isoform X5, with protein sequence MVVHQTTIGAGMCLGRVGGVVGVVGAALIFLGLLQVVSGTYFMLALPIFQLGSNLWTGAWSSVCGLVVGVLAWRGKALQRGQVVLVATLSVLVANVANLVILQVGEQGVFLTPDNWRTIVGKNQENQLKIALWLTTVLSGLGIGVSFLGAQYLFCAVVRGPRVKGRMPVTRSLSDQDLQRRQDPHDSTPSLEDVVALPDPARSSAWVYRPEEEKAAAPPGPPGIDLLWDCPDGPRRAPAARHASFATTRFARVHQRPQRAQTFAVRRDLLLHASEGRIAQPPAPVRCPELPGTRTCPRYAKPSMRRIYRSNSVSDKTLLGEAAAAAAEAGAALSRRFHAGSLDDLDVPAVLEVGMTREVSRSEYTLATCRTSFCTAPSTADEGDGDDELEEDAAPPAATSTPGPQPEGKAVLSSFSPISRPAPPRLTKPKGPAPPPPTKSKPPPPPAAPLQSEQAPPGPTKPPDETDEFSEDESVAASVGREAGAAMPRDRRSRLPSVEDSNTDSISRKRPAPQPRTSRPHAPPPQEAKEEVPTNTPRQPPPPPPPPPPPPPSGANKTPAGVTRIPRPEVVKPPRPSVAERSLRPPDRASDSPAPRVRRSEGEEAATLRRLEEVLTGILDRGGAAPTLRATRSEENLMESLRAAGQELRAPKGILKKSPVKPSRYEQEHREALQDSRALLEQLPRGELQRHKIVLRVPSFRTAGCQTEASRPLRRRASCAQTGLGTSPRLRDAADTTTIAPTPAPTSSSSSSSSSRSSLTERSWKKSAVLESSSSSSGYSSPEVSSKAASPSHSGPPSPASSSVGVSDEEERRRRRRAKDTNVTVIEVNKNISETSPRRPPLWQGLDAVPPPRPPKPYRLRPLSDAGTLLGSRGGLLVPVPRRAAQLPLYEDVFGLAALTENVMLLTEAINPVLVHTRGTDAPAAAPPPAFAAPTGPRVVDVIPKATHAKLWDGRTAYLPRPRPALRTHSLSLPRPSPKPRPPPPRVVRRVAEHTPEEEDEEEATPSPESSTAAYLASLELLASHYRHQALANAKQLQLQQQLLMQQQRQQQTQQQQQQNTHDSGEMAIFDEEEEDEEEEEEEVNPREKTQPPLRPSSEPYLESPVKEESQC encoded by the exons ATGGTTGTACATCAGACCACTatag GCGCCGGGATGTGTCTGGGTCGTGTGGGcggcgtggtgggtgtggtgggggcTGCTCTCATCTTCCTGGGCCTTCTACAAGTGGTGTCCGGGACCTACTTCATGCTGGCGCTGCCCATCTTCCAGCTCGGCTCAAACCTCTGGACGGGAGCATGG TCCAGTGTGTGCGGGCTCGTGGTGGGCGTGCTGGCGTGGCGGGGGAAGGCGCTGCAGAGGGGCCAAGTGGTGCTCGTGGCTACCCTGAGCGTCCTGGTGGCGAACGTGGCGAACCTGGTCATTCTACAG GTGGGGGAGCAAGGTGTGTTTCTGACGCCTGACAACTGGAGGACCATCGTGGGGAAGAACCAGGAGAACCAGCTGAAGATAG CGCTGTGGCTGACGACGGTGCTGTCAGGCCTCGGGATCGGCGTCAGCTTCCTGGGGGCGCAGTACCTCTTCTGCGCCGTGGTCCGAGGGCCGCGCGTGAAGGGGAGGATGCCCGTCACCAGGTCCCTCTCTGACCAAGACCTGCAGAGGCGCCAG gacccgcaCGACTCCACGCCGTCGCTGGAGGACGTGGTGGCGCTGCCGGACCCCGCGCGCTCCTCGGCGTGGGTGTACCGCCCCGAGGAGGAGAAAGCCGCCGCGCCCCCCGGCCCCCCGGGGATAGACCTACTGTGGGACTGCCCCGACGGTCCTCGAAGGGcccccgccgcccgccacgcTTCCTTCGCCACGACAAGGTTCGCCCGCGTGCATCAGCGGCCGCAAAGGGCGCAGACCTTCGCCGTCAGAAGGGACTTGCTGCTGCACGCCTCTGAAGGACGCATCGCCCAGCCTCCCGCCCCTGTCCGATGCCCGGAGCTCCCCGGCACACGCACGTGCCCGCGCTACGCCAAGCCCAGCATGCGCCGCATCTACAGGTCCAACTCGGTGAGCGACAAGACCCTGTTGGGggaggccgccgccgccgccgccgaggcAGGGGCCGCTCTCAGCCGCAGGTTCCACGCGGGCTCCCTCGACGACCTGGACGTGCCGGCCGTGCTGGAGGTGGGCATGACGCGCGAGGTGAGTCGCTCCGAGTACACGCTGGCCACTTGCAGGACCTCCTTCTGCACCGCGCCCTCTACGGCGGACGAGGGTGACGGCGACGATGAGCTGGAGGAGGAcgccgccccgcccgccgccaccaGCACGCCGGGGCCACAGCCAGAGGGCAAGGCCGTCCTCTCTTCATTTAGCCCCATCAGTCGCCCTGCCCCGCCGCGCCTCACCAAGCCCAAAGGTCCCGCCCCGCCACCCCCCACCAAGTCCAAGCCGCCCCCACCTCCTGCTGCACCCCTGCAGAGTGAACAAGCCCCGCCGGGCCCCACCAAACCACCAGACGAGACGGACGAGTTCAGCGAAGATGAGAGTGTGGCAGCCTCGGTGGGCCGGGAGGCGGGGGCTGCGATGCCGAGGGACCGCCGCTCACGCCTGCCCAGCGTCGAGGACAGCAACACTGACAGCATCAGTCGTAAGCGCCCCGCCCCACAGCCGCGCACCTCTCGGCCTCACGCCCCGCCACCCCAGGAAGCCAAAGAAGAAGTACCCACAAACACACCCCGtcaaccaccaccgccgccgccgccgccgccgccgccccctccaTCAGGGGCCAACAAAACTCCCGCCGGCGTCACCAGAATTCCCCGACCCGAAGTCGTTAAGCCGCCACGGCCTTCTGTCGCTGAGAGGAGCCTTCGCCCCCCTGACAGGGCCAGCGACAGCCCCGCCCCGAGGGTACGTCGCAGTGAGGGCGAGGAGGCGGCCACGCTGCGCCGCCTGGAGGAGGTGCTGACGGGGATCCTGGACCGTGGCGGCGCGGCCCCGACGCTCCGGGCCACGCGCTCCGAAGAAAACTTGATGGAGAGCCTGAGAGCCGCGGGGCAGGAGCTGAGGGCGCCGAAGGGCATCTTGAAAAAGAGTCCAGTCAAGCCCAGCCGCTACGAGCAGGAGCATCGCGAGGCCCTGCAGGACTCCCGCGCCCTGCTGGAGCAGCTGCCGCGCGGCGAGCTGCAGCGTCACAAGATCGTGCTGCGGGTGCCCTCCTTCAGGACGGCGGGCTGCCAGACTGAAGCCTCGAGGCCGCTGCGGCGCCGCGCCTCCTGCGCCCAGACCGGCCTGGGCACCTCCCCGAGGCTCAGGGACGCGGctgacaccaccaccatagcccccacccccgccccgacgtcctcctcttcctcctcttcttcctcccgttcCTCATTGACGGAACGTTCCTGGAAGAAGTCCGCCGTCCTTGAATCGTCATCCTCATCGTCAGGATACTCCAGCCCTGAGGTGAGCAGCAAGGCGGCCTCGCCCTCACACTCCGGCCCACCCTCGCCGGCCTCATCCTCGGTGGGTGTAAGTGACGAAGAGgaacggaggcggcggcggcgcgcGAAGGACACCAACGTGACGGTCATTGAGGTGAACAAGAACATCAGCGAGACGTCCCCGCGGCGCCCGCCCCTGTGGCAGGGCCTCGACGCTGTGCCGCCACCACGCCCGCCCAAACCTTACCGCCTGCGGCCACTGTCCGACGCCGGGACACTCCTGGGCAGCCGCGGCGGCTTGCTGGTGCCcgtgccgcgccgcgccgcccagCTGCCCCTGTACGAGGACGTGTTCGGGCTGGCGGCGCTCACCGAGAACGTGATGCTGCTCACCGAGGCCATCAACCCCGTGCTGGTGCACACGCGCGGCACCGACGcccccgccgccgcgccgccgcccgcCTTCGCCGCCCCCACCGGGCCTCGGGTGGTGGACGTCATACCGAAGGCGACGCACGCCAAGCTGTGGGACGGGCGAACGGCCTAtctgccccgcccccgccccgcactCCGCACCCACAGCCTCTCCCTGCCCCGCCCTTCGCCCAagccccgcccgccgccccctAGAGTCGTGAGGAGGGTCGCCGAGCACACCcccgaggaggaagacgaggaggaggcgacGCCGAGCCCCGAGTCCTCCACCGCTGCCTACCTCGCCTCGCTAGAGCTGCTGGCCTCACACTACCGCCACCAGGCCCTGGCCAAcgccaag caACTACAACTGCAACAACAACTTCTCATGCAACAGCAgagacaacaacaaacacaacaacaacagcaacaaaacacaCACGACTCTGGAGAGATGGCGATctttgacgaggaggaggaggacgaagaggaagaggaggaggaggtcaacccGAGAGAGAAGACTCAGCCTCCACTACGACCCTCTTCTGAGCCTTACCTGGAGTCACCTGTGAAGGAAGAAAGTCAATGCtaa
- the LOC127005071 gene encoding nascent polypeptide-associated complex subunit alpha, muscle-specific form-like isoform X7: protein MVVHQTTIGAGMCLGRVGGVVGVVGAALIFLGLLQVVSGTYFMLALPIFQLGSNLWTGAWSSVCGLVVGVLAWRGKALQRGQVVLVATLSVLVANVANLVILQVGEQGVFLTPDNWRTIVGKNQENQLKIALWLTTVLSGLGIGVSFLGAQYLFCAVVRGPRVKGRMPVTRSLSDQDLQRRQDPHDSTPSLEDVVALPDPARSSAWVYRPEEEKAAAPPGPPGIDLLWDCPDGPRRAPAARHASFATTRFARVHQRPQRAQTFAVRRDLLLHASEGRIAQPPAPVRCPELPGTRTCPRYAKPSMRRIYRSNSVSDKTLLGEAAAAAAEAGAALSRRFHAGSLDDLDVPAVLEVGMTREVSRSEYTLATCRTSFCTAPSTADEGDGDDELEEDAAPPAATSTPGPQPEGKAVLSSFSPISRPAPPRLTKPKGPAPPPPTKSKPPPPPAAPLQSEQAPPGPTKPPDETDEFSEDESVAASVGREAGAAMPRDRRSRLPSVEDSNTDSISRKRPAPQPRTSRPHAPPPQEAKEEVPTNTPRQPPPPPPPPPPPPPSGANKTPAGVTRIPRPEVVKPPRPSVAERSLRPPDRASDSPAPRVRRSEGEEAATLRRLEEVLTGILDRGGAAPTLRATRSEENLMESLRAAGQELRAPKGILKKSPVKPSRYEQEHREALQDSRALLEQLPRGELQRHKIVLRVPSFRTAGCQTEASRPLRRRASCAQTGLGTSPRLRDAADTTTIAPTPAPTSSSSSSSSSRSSLTERSWKKSAVLESSSSSSGYSSPEVSSKAASPSHSGPPSPASSSVGVSDEEERRRRRRAKDTNVTVIEVNKNISETSPRRPPLWQGLDAVPPPRPPKPYRLRPLSDAGTLLGSRGGLLVPVPRRAAQLPLYEDVFGLAALTENVMLLTEAINPVLVHTRGTDAPAAAPPPAFAAPTGPRVVDVIPKATHAKLWDGRTAYLPRPRPALRTHSLSLPRPSPKPRPPPPRVVRRVAEHTPEEEDEEEATPSPESSTAAYLASLELLASHYRHQALANAKQLQLQQQLLMQQQRQQQTQQQQQQNTHDSGEMAIFDEEEEDEEEEEEEVNPREKTQPPLRPSSEPYLESPVKEESQC from the exons GCGCCGGGATGTGTCTGGGTCGTGTGGGcggcgtggtgggtgtggtgggggcTGCTCTCATCTTCCTGGGCCTTCTACAAGTGGTGTCCGGGACCTACTTCATGCTGGCGCTGCCCATCTTCCAGCTCGGCTCAAACCTCTGGACGGGAGCATGG TCCAGTGTGTGCGGGCTCGTGGTGGGCGTGCTGGCGTGGCGGGGGAAGGCGCTGCAGAGGGGCCAAGTGGTGCTCGTGGCTACCCTGAGCGTCCTGGTGGCGAACGTGGCGAACCTGGTCATTCTACAG GTGGGGGAGCAAGGTGTGTTTCTGACGCCTGACAACTGGAGGACCATCGTGGGGAAGAACCAGGAGAACCAGCTGAAGATAG CGCTGTGGCTGACGACGGTGCTGTCAGGCCTCGGGATCGGCGTCAGCTTCCTGGGGGCGCAGTACCTCTTCTGCGCCGTGGTCCGAGGGCCGCGCGTGAAGGGGAGGATGCCCGTCACCAGGTCCCTCTCTGACCAAGACCTGCAGAGGCGCCAG gacccgcaCGACTCCACGCCGTCGCTGGAGGACGTGGTGGCGCTGCCGGACCCCGCGCGCTCCTCGGCGTGGGTGTACCGCCCCGAGGAGGAGAAAGCCGCCGCGCCCCCCGGCCCCCCGGGGATAGACCTACTGTGGGACTGCCCCGACGGTCCTCGAAGGGcccccgccgcccgccacgcTTCCTTCGCCACGACAAGGTTCGCCCGCGTGCATCAGCGGCCGCAAAGGGCGCAGACCTTCGCCGTCAGAAGGGACTTGCTGCTGCACGCCTCTGAAGGACGCATCGCCCAGCCTCCCGCCCCTGTCCGATGCCCGGAGCTCCCCGGCACACGCACGTGCCCGCGCTACGCCAAGCCCAGCATGCGCCGCATCTACAGGTCCAACTCGGTGAGCGACAAGACCCTGTTGGGggaggccgccgccgccgccgccgaggcAGGGGCCGCTCTCAGCCGCAGGTTCCACGCGGGCTCCCTCGACGACCTGGACGTGCCGGCCGTGCTGGAGGTGGGCATGACGCGCGAGGTGAGTCGCTCCGAGTACACGCTGGCCACTTGCAGGACCTCCTTCTGCACCGCGCCCTCTACGGCGGACGAGGGTGACGGCGACGATGAGCTGGAGGAGGAcgccgccccgcccgccgccaccaGCACGCCGGGGCCACAGCCAGAGGGCAAGGCCGTCCTCTCTTCATTTAGCCCCATCAGTCGCCCTGCCCCGCCGCGCCTCACCAAGCCCAAAGGTCCCGCCCCGCCACCCCCCACCAAGTCCAAGCCGCCCCCACCTCCTGCTGCACCCCTGCAGAGTGAACAAGCCCCGCCGGGCCCCACCAAACCACCAGACGAGACGGACGAGTTCAGCGAAGATGAGAGTGTGGCAGCCTCGGTGGGCCGGGAGGCGGGGGCTGCGATGCCGAGGGACCGCCGCTCACGCCTGCCCAGCGTCGAGGACAGCAACACTGACAGCATCAGTCGTAAGCGCCCCGCCCCACAGCCGCGCACCTCTCGGCCTCACGCCCCGCCACCCCAGGAAGCCAAAGAAGAAGTACCCACAAACACACCCCGtcaaccaccaccgccgccgccgccgccgccgccgccccctccaTCAGGGGCCAACAAAACTCCCGCCGGCGTCACCAGAATTCCCCGACCCGAAGTCGTTAAGCCGCCACGGCCTTCTGTCGCTGAGAGGAGCCTTCGCCCCCCTGACAGGGCCAGCGACAGCCCCGCCCCGAGGGTACGTCGCAGTGAGGGCGAGGAGGCGGCCACGCTGCGCCGCCTGGAGGAGGTGCTGACGGGGATCCTGGACCGTGGCGGCGCGGCCCCGACGCTCCGGGCCACGCGCTCCGAAGAAAACTTGATGGAGAGCCTGAGAGCCGCGGGGCAGGAGCTGAGGGCGCCGAAGGGCATCTTGAAAAAGAGTCCAGTCAAGCCCAGCCGCTACGAGCAGGAGCATCGCGAGGCCCTGCAGGACTCCCGCGCCCTGCTGGAGCAGCTGCCGCGCGGCGAGCTGCAGCGTCACAAGATCGTGCTGCGGGTGCCCTCCTTCAGGACGGCGGGCTGCCAGACTGAAGCCTCGAGGCCGCTGCGGCGCCGCGCCTCCTGCGCCCAGACCGGCCTGGGCACCTCCCCGAGGCTCAGGGACGCGGctgacaccaccaccatagcccccacccccgccccgacgtcctcctcttcctcctcttcttcctcccgttcCTCATTGACGGAACGTTCCTGGAAGAAGTCCGCCGTCCTTGAATCGTCATCCTCATCGTCAGGATACTCCAGCCCTGAGGTGAGCAGCAAGGCGGCCTCGCCCTCACACTCCGGCCCACCCTCGCCGGCCTCATCCTCGGTGGGTGTAAGTGACGAAGAGgaacggaggcggcggcggcgcgcGAAGGACACCAACGTGACGGTCATTGAGGTGAACAAGAACATCAGCGAGACGTCCCCGCGGCGCCCGCCCCTGTGGCAGGGCCTCGACGCTGTGCCGCCACCACGCCCGCCCAAACCTTACCGCCTGCGGCCACTGTCCGACGCCGGGACACTCCTGGGCAGCCGCGGCGGCTTGCTGGTGCCcgtgccgcgccgcgccgcccagCTGCCCCTGTACGAGGACGTGTTCGGGCTGGCGGCGCTCACCGAGAACGTGATGCTGCTCACCGAGGCCATCAACCCCGTGCTGGTGCACACGCGCGGCACCGACGcccccgccgccgcgccgccgcccgcCTTCGCCGCCCCCACCGGGCCTCGGGTGGTGGACGTCATACCGAAGGCGACGCACGCCAAGCTGTGGGACGGGCGAACGGCCTAtctgccccgcccccgccccgcactCCGCACCCACAGCCTCTCCCTGCCCCGCCCTTCGCCCAagccccgcccgccgccccctAGAGTCGTGAGGAGGGTCGCCGAGCACACCcccgaggaggaagacgaggaggaggcgacGCCGAGCCCCGAGTCCTCCACCGCTGCCTACCTCGCCTCGCTAGAGCTGCTGGCCTCACACTACCGCCACCAGGCCCTGGCCAAcgccaag caACTACAACTGCAACAACAACTTCTCATGCAACAGCAgagacaacaacaaacacaacaacaacagcaacaaaacacaCACGACTCTGGAGAGATGGCGATctttgacgaggaggaggaggacgaagaggaagaggaggaggaggtcaacccGAGAGAGAAGACTCAGCCTCCACTACGACCCTCTTCTGAGCCTTACCTGGAGTCACCTGTGAAGGAAGAAAGTCAATGCtaa